The proteins below come from a single Nostoc sp. KVJ3 genomic window:
- a CDS encoding phenylacetate--CoA ligase family protein, whose product MNCKPRQQQVIKAFEDFLSTPLETILQRHLNTQTSVALTLFHDVATNVPAYKAFLAEREINPATIQTLEEFQKLPAIAKQNYILRYPLADLCRNGQLEACDMIAASSGSSGKPTFWPRFFTDELQIATRFEQIFHDSFYTDTRRTLAVICFTLGTWVGGMFTTNCCRYLASKGYPITVITPGNNKEEILRVVQELGSEFEQVVLLGYPPFLKDVIDTGIARGVEWQQYQIKLVMAGEVFSEEWRSLVGERVGSQNPCYDFASLYGTADAGVLGNETPLSICIRRFLAQNPDAARALFGESRLPTLVQYDPCSRFFEVEDGGLLFSGDNGIPLVRYDILDTGGIISYDSMLQFLAEWGFNPLENLRSDTQHSPRGIHQLPFVYVFGRSNFTVSYFGANIYPENVTVGLEQPVIQEWVTGKFVLQVKEDADKNRFLSVVVELAPGVEGNEDQRLAIASSILSQLLRLNSEFANYVPPEYQTPQVTLAPMGDFEYFPIGVKHRYTRQ is encoded by the coding sequence ATGAACTGCAAACCACGACAGCAGCAAGTAATTAAAGCATTTGAAGATTTTTTGTCTACTCCCCTAGAAACGATATTGCAACGGCATCTTAACACTCAAACTTCGGTAGCTTTAACTTTATTTCATGATGTAGCAACTAATGTACCTGCCTACAAAGCTTTTTTAGCAGAAAGGGAAATAAATCCCGCGACTATTCAAACCTTGGAGGAGTTTCAAAAACTCCCAGCGATCGCTAAACAAAATTATATCCTGCGTTATCCCTTAGCTGACTTGTGCCGCAACGGACAATTAGAAGCGTGTGACATGATAGCTGCTTCATCAGGTTCCAGTGGGAAACCGACATTTTGGCCTCGTTTTTTCACAGATGAACTCCAAATCGCTACCCGCTTTGAACAGATTTTTCACGATAGTTTCTATACAGATACCAGACGTACCCTAGCAGTGATTTGTTTCACTTTAGGCACTTGGGTAGGTGGAATGTTTACCACTAATTGCTGTCGTTATCTTGCTAGCAAAGGTTATCCCATCACTGTAATTACTCCTGGTAACAACAAAGAAGAAATCTTGCGAGTTGTCCAAGAACTAGGTTCGGAATTTGAGCAAGTGGTGTTATTGGGATACCCGCCATTTTTAAAAGATGTGATTGATACTGGTATCGCCCGTGGCGTGGAGTGGCAGCAATATCAGATTAAATTAGTGATGGCGGGAGAAGTATTTAGTGAAGAATGGCGGAGTTTAGTTGGCGAAAGAGTTGGTTCACAAAATCCTTGCTATGATTTTGCATCACTTTACGGCACTGCGGATGCAGGAGTTTTGGGGAATGAAACGCCGTTAAGTATCTGTATTCGCCGTTTTTTAGCACAAAATCCCGATGCAGCTAGAGCTTTATTTGGGGAATCGCGTTTACCCACGCTAGTACAATACGATCCTTGCAGTCGCTTTTTTGAAGTTGAAGATGGCGGATTGCTATTTTCAGGGGATAACGGTATTCCCTTAGTGCGTTATGACATATTGGATACTGGCGGGATAATTAGTTATGATTCTATGCTGCAATTTTTAGCAGAATGGGGATTTAACCCGCTCGAAAATCTCCGTTCTGATACTCAACACTCACCTAGAGGTATTCATCAGCTACCTTTCGTTTATGTATTTGGTCGTTCTAACTTTACAGTTTCTTACTTTGGCGCAAATATCTATCCAGAAAACGTCACAGTGGGATTGGAACAACCAGTAATTCAAGAATGGGTGACAGGTAAATTTGTGTTGCAGGTGAAGGAAGATGCAGACAAAAATCGATTTTTATCTGTGGTTGTGGAGTTAGCACCAGGGGTAGAGGGTAATGAAGATCAAAGACTAGCGATCGCATCTTCCATTCTTTCACAACTGCTACGCCTAAATAGCGAGTTTGCTAATTATGTTCCCCCAGAATACCAAACACCACAAGTTACATTAGCCCCAATGGGTGATTTTGAATATTTCCCCATTGGAGTGAAACATCGTTATACCCGTCAATAG
- a CDS encoding vWA domain-containing protein, whose protein sequence is MKTAERDLRLEMLNSLLTTPHRKLEQVAEIHKLIVELDPIFYGHLAVWYQRYGDVRDHKEVFLAHLLTSNLIEHRDAGFMMLQEFPPYQVARVVDFMKQQQNKLPRSARTAVRRYLKTRESNPALFDRAALRGRKAMKHLYASLHIKPNERANAILFGDTPPEGSLANVLKQLAKAENAAEQARLIVEFKIPYAIAIGAIKQLTPVVLVALINSMTPQEAINNLKSLQTRGAMDHSEVKKLIDSKLEAASKSTRVSAFKAQVAADAGDFDADTVAQLEKVTNEQVKRRGAIARPTALLVDKSGSMENAIAIGKQLAALISGIAQAELFVYAFDTIPYAITAKGKELTDWERAFQHINAGGGTSIGCALEAMRKKKQVVDQIIIVTDEGENAAPYFGEVYKTYCRELAIMPNVVIVRVGTHYNWVESQLKQQQAPVDTFTFAGDYYSLPNIVPLLTRPSRLDLLMEILDMPLPVRDDK, encoded by the coding sequence ATGAAAACCGCAGAACGCGATCTGCGTCTGGAAATGCTCAATAGTTTGCTGACAACTCCTCACCGCAAACTTGAGCAAGTCGCAGAAATTCACAAGTTAATTGTTGAACTCGATCCCATATTCTACGGACATCTAGCAGTCTGGTATCAGCGTTATGGCGATGTCCGCGACCATAAAGAAGTATTCTTAGCTCATTTACTCACCAGCAATTTGATTGAACACCGGGATGCTGGATTTATGATGCTGCAAGAGTTTCCGCCTTATCAGGTGGCTCGTGTGGTGGACTTTATGAAGCAGCAGCAAAATAAACTGCCCCGTTCCGCTCGGACTGCGGTACGGCGTTATTTGAAGACACGGGAGAGCAATCCGGCTCTGTTCGATCGCGCCGCTTTGCGAGGTCGTAAGGCAATGAAGCACTTATATGCTTCATTGCACATCAAGCCAAATGAACGGGCAAATGCGATTTTGTTTGGCGATACTCCTCCAGAGGGTTCCTTAGCAAATGTGCTAAAGCAGCTTGCTAAGGCAGAAAATGCCGCAGAACAGGCACGGCTGATTGTGGAGTTCAAAATTCCCTACGCGATCGCAATTGGTGCTATCAAGCAACTCACACCAGTTGTCTTGGTGGCGTTAATCAACAGCATGACTCCTCAAGAAGCGATCAATAACCTCAAGTCTCTCCAGACTAGAGGTGCAATGGATCATTCAGAAGTGAAAAAGCTGATTGATTCCAAGCTGGAAGCAGCGTCTAAGAGTACCCGTGTCTCAGCATTTAAAGCACAGGTTGCCGCAGACGCAGGAGATTTTGACGCAGACACCGTTGCCCAACTGGAAAAGGTGACAAACGAACAGGTAAAGCGGCGTGGTGCGATCGCTCGTCCAACTGCTTTATTGGTAGACAAGTCTGGTTCAATGGAAAATGCGATCGCGATCGGTAAACAACTCGCTGCCCTAATATCTGGTATCGCTCAGGCAGAACTGTTTGTCTACGCCTTTGACACCATTCCTTACGCTATTACGGCAAAGGGCAAGGAGTTGACCGACTGGGAGCGTGCCTTCCAGCACATCAACGCTGGTGGTGGTACTAGCATCGGGTGTGCATTGGAAGCAATGCGGAAGAAGAAGCAGGTAGTTGACCAGATTATTATAGTGACGGATGAGGGCGAAAATGCGGCTCCTTACTTTGGTGAAGTCTACAAGACTTACTGCCGGGAGTTGGCGATAATGCCCAATGTGGTGATTGTCCGCGTGGGTACTCATTACAACTGGGTGGAGAGTCAACTGAAGCAGCAGCAAGCACCTGTAGATACGTTCACTTTTGCGGGTGACTACTACAGCTTGCCGAATATCGTCCCACTGCTAACGCGCCCCTCTCGTCTGGATTTGCTGATGGAGATTTTGGATATGCCGTTGCCAGTGCGAGATGACAAATAG
- a CDS encoding serine/threonine-protein kinase, with amino-acid sequence MQLYCSKQHTNNGSNRFCTHCGEPLPLAVGQVVDNRYQIIRHLGQGGFGRTYLAEDISKSHETCVLKEFAPQVQEHQDLQKAKELFEREANVLKKLQHPQIPRFHASLQVKIGAKDFFFLVQDYVDGDNYYQLLEQRESQGKTFSEEEVITLLQQILPVLSYIHSQDVVHRDISPDNLIWRRSDNLPVLIDFGGVKQLPASQGFWRTKLVGNNTLLGKKGYAPEEQLRQGKAFFSSDLYSLAVTSLVLLTGQEPQKLYDSYQGIWGWGKEIRVSPKLEAVLKKMLAYKPSDRYQRADQILKDLPSATAAKSTGNYITTKIKTMVVAPGRQRASAIVSRFQNRTQAIAKPRTFPVWIRPFVMSLGGTALVGLTLAAGNAAIRAVTSIAIPSISLPSLPQIPHFPSGKPGSDKGKNPNLKEIISRRQQLEITEGFFIPFVDDLFYTKKPELKGRSLTSKPEDAGLRDEWSEIADDLLNKIEQADLSTGSRQKLGKYSQKDYDTWRRQARSGQLGNYTIEQLNKDTNEKFDRLFPGQERGKLNQKTFGQIWYAIAADGVSKVQFSK; translated from the coding sequence ATGCAGCTTTATTGCAGTAAACAACACACAAATAATGGTAGTAACCGCTTTTGTACCCATTGTGGTGAACCATTACCTCTTGCTGTGGGGCAGGTTGTGGATAATCGCTATCAAATTATCCGTCATTTAGGGCAGGGCGGCTTTGGACGCACCTATTTGGCGGAGGATATAAGTAAATCCCATGAAACCTGTGTGCTGAAGGAATTTGCACCCCAAGTCCAAGAACACCAAGATTTACAAAAAGCTAAAGAGTTATTTGAACGAGAAGCCAATGTTTTAAAAAAACTCCAGCATCCACAGATTCCGCGTTTTCACGCCTCGCTACAAGTGAAGATAGGCGCTAAAGATTTTTTCTTTCTAGTGCAAGATTATGTGGATGGTGACAATTATTACCAATTGTTAGAACAACGCGAAAGCCAAGGAAAAACTTTTAGTGAAGAGGAAGTAATCACCCTACTGCAACAGATTTTACCTGTGTTATCCTACATCCACTCACAAGATGTAGTTCACCGTGATATCTCTCCTGACAATTTGATTTGGCGGCGTTCTGATAATTTACCCGTGCTAATTGATTTTGGTGGTGTCAAGCAATTGCCAGCTTCTCAAGGTTTTTGGCGGACTAAGTTGGTTGGAAATAATACTTTACTGGGTAAAAAAGGCTACGCTCCTGAAGAACAGCTACGCCAGGGTAAAGCATTTTTCAGTAGTGATTTATACTCATTGGCAGTTACATCACTGGTATTGCTTACAGGTCAAGAGCCACAAAAATTATACGACAGTTATCAGGGAATTTGGGGATGGGGAAAAGAAATCCGAGTTAGTCCCAAATTGGAAGCGGTGTTAAAAAAGATGCTGGCTTATAAACCGAGCGATCGCTATCAACGAGCCGATCAAATCCTCAAAGATTTACCATCGGCAACTGCGGCTAAATCCACAGGTAATTATATTACCACCAAGATTAAGACGATGGTAGTTGCTCCAGGAAGACAACGCGCCAGCGCTATTGTAAGTAGATTCCAGAACAGAACGCAAGCTATTGCTAAACCGAGAACTTTCCCTGTTTGGATTCGCCCTTTTGTGATGAGTTTAGGGGGAACGGCTTTAGTTGGATTAACTTTAGCGGCGGGAAATGCAGCCATTCGGGCCGTAACTTCAATCGCTATCCCATCAATTTCATTACCTTCATTACCGCAAATTCCACATTTTCCAAGCGGGAAACCAGGTAGCGACAAAGGTAAAAATCCTAATCTCAAGGAAATTATCAGTCGTCGCCAACAGCTAGAAATTACTGAAGGATTTTTTATTCCCTTCGTAGATGATTTATTTTATACAAAAAAACCGGAATTAAAGGGACGTAGCCTGACATCTAAACCTGAAGACGCTGGCTTACGAGATGAATGGTCTGAGATCGCTGACGATTTATTGAATAAAATAGAACAGGCTGACCTCAGTACAGGATCTCGGCAAAAATTGGGTAAATATAGTCAAAAAGATTACGATACATGGAGACGACAAGCGCGATCCGGCCAATTGGGGAACTATACAATTGAGCAACTGAACAAAGACACAAATGAAAAATTTGATCGGTTGTTTCCTGGACAGGAGCGTGGGAAACTGAATCAAAAGACTTTTGGACAAATTTGGTATGCGATCGCAGCCGATGGAGTCAGTAAAGTACAATTTAGCAAGTAA
- a CDS encoding HEPN domain-containing protein has translation MSENTSFAFVANLLDVNCNLPFKVIEDCYFQKADFIQIGQIKKSLLDSGYFYELSRFNLSPYELVYVEDLNTPNQKAFKSQHLEPQNWRYYILTFKGNNSVIHDLAQIANLAKIELEFGLQFIYHEQLEGFGILKNPTHTFNYFNEMNSGLSLTQFIDDTILQDIGSIYLDYKQLDETKYSDIKEAVNMLNELKNIPHNSKFKILGLFTIIEFLITHKPIDTGDSITRQVTNKINLLSKRFSNQLDYCQFFVNTSESAIWKKLYAYRSNIAHGSKPDFAKDLLVLKDDSTAQNFLKLVVKMLLRHSLIEPQLYTDLKEC, from the coding sequence ATGTCAGAAAATACTAGCTTCGCTTTTGTAGCTAATCTACTCGATGTCAACTGCAATTTACCTTTTAAAGTTATTGAAGATTGCTACTTTCAAAAAGCTGATTTTATCCAAATTGGTCAGATTAAAAAATCTTTGTTAGACTCAGGATATTTTTATGAACTTTCTAGATTTAATTTATCTCCTTATGAATTAGTATATGTTGAAGATTTGAATACACCCAACCAAAAAGCTTTTAAAAGTCAGCACCTTGAACCACAGAATTGGAGATATTATATACTAACTTTTAAAGGAAATAATTCTGTAATTCATGATTTAGCACAAATAGCAAATTTAGCAAAAATAGAGCTAGAATTCGGATTACAGTTTATATATCATGAACAATTAGAAGGGTTTGGAATTCTGAAAAATCCAACACATACCTTTAATTATTTTAATGAAATGAATAGTGGCTTATCTTTAACTCAATTTATTGATGATACAATCTTACAAGATATAGGATCAATATATTTAGATTATAAGCAATTAGATGAGACTAAGTATTCAGACATAAAAGAAGCTGTTAATATGTTAAACGAACTGAAGAATATTCCTCATAATTCTAAATTTAAGATTCTTGGACTATTTACTATTATTGAGTTTTTAATTACACATAAGCCAATTGATACAGGAGACTCCATTACGCGACAAGTTACAAACAAAATCAATTTATTATCAAAGCGTTTTAGTAATCAATTGGATTACTGTCAGTTTTTTGTAAATACATCTGAAAGTGCAATTTGGAAAAAACTTTATGCTTATAGAAGTAATATAGCACACGGTAGTAAACCAGATTTTGCAAAAGATTTATTAGTGTTAAAAGATGATTCCACTGCCCAAAATTTTCTAAAATTAGTTGTAAAAATGCTTTTGCGACACTCTCTAATTGAACCTCAACTATACACTGATTTGAAAGAATGCTAA
- a CDS encoding HesA/MoeB/ThiF family protein, giving the protein MSVFFHEQLYRTNAVMTKLKNYPVTICGAGALGANIAENLARSGFDKLTVIDCDRIEERNLSTQPYYRSDVGAFKAKILANNLYRAIGTKVDAKTKELTPANTTQLLKDSQLIVDVFDNSVARQAVKDYANQLSIPCLHAGLSADYAEVIWNDVYRVPSEVNDDVCDYPLARNLVILTVAVTCEAIVSFIATAEQRNFSITQKDLTVQSFFE; this is encoded by the coding sequence ATGAGTGTCTTTTTTCACGAACAGCTTTACCGCACCAATGCTGTGATGACAAAGTTGAAAAACTATCCTGTAACCATTTGTGGCGCTGGGGCATTAGGAGCTAACATTGCAGAAAACTTAGCTCGATCTGGTTTTGATAAACTTACAGTGATTGATTGCGATCGCATTGAGGAACGTAACTTATCGACTCAGCCTTACTACCGTTCTGATGTGGGAGCGTTCAAGGCGAAGATTTTGGCAAACAATTTATACCGAGCAATTGGTACTAAAGTTGATGCTAAAACAAAAGAATTGACACCAGCAAATACAACTCAACTACTCAAAGACAGTCAGCTAATTGTCGATGTCTTTGATAATAGTGTGGCGCGTCAAGCAGTGAAAGATTATGCTAACCAGTTAAGCATACCTTGTCTTCACGCTGGACTATCGGCTGATTATGCAGAAGTGATTTGGAATGACGTTTATCGCGTTCCTTCCGAGGTGAATGATGATGTTTGTGATTATCCGTTGGCGCGAAATCTGGTGATATTAACCGTTGCGGTGACGTGTGAAGCGATCGTTTCATTCATTGCGACAGCAGAACAGCGTAACTTTAGCATCACTCAGAAGGATTTGACTGTTCAATCTTTCTTTGAGTAG
- a CDS encoding ferric reductase-like transmembrane domain-containing protein: MDESPLPNILGFLSLASYIVTLIPTIVRIVFPQTKETGIPQWLLKRRRIIGLIAYSLALGHAFLMVQKRNFDFFDIKTFWIYIQGVSTFIIFTLLSITSNNWSIKKLKKNWKQLHKLTYVAMVILIWHIWDKMSGHWTYLTPISLVAMLTIVVLFIIRLRIEHQNKQQKKAHIITKPDLVGKSTR, encoded by the coding sequence ATGGATGAATCACCCCTGCCTAATATTTTGGGATTTTTATCATTAGCTAGCTATATAGTCACATTAATTCCCACAATTGTCAGAATTGTTTTTCCACAAACCAAAGAGACTGGCATTCCACAATGGCTGCTAAAACGCCGTCGTATCATAGGTCTTATAGCTTATTCTTTAGCTTTAGGTCATGCTTTCTTAATGGTTCAAAAGAGAAATTTTGATTTTTTTGACATCAAGACATTTTGGATATACATCCAGGGTGTAAGCACTTTCATTATTTTTACACTCCTCTCTATAACTTCTAATAACTGGAGTATAAAAAAGCTGAAAAAGAACTGGAAGCAATTACATAAGCTCACTTATGTAGCTATGGTTATTTTGATTTGGCATATCTGGGACAAGATGTCAGGTCACTGGACATATTTAACACCAATTAGCCTTGTTGCTATGCTTACGATCGTGGTTTTATTTATCATCCGACTTCGGATTGAACACCAGAATAAGCAACAAAAAAAGGCCCACATTATAACTAAACCAGATTTAGTAGGAAAAAGCACTAGATAG
- a CDS encoding WD40 repeat domain-containing protein, translating into MSNPIVNKITLLLAIASTATLAAGFSYYRLVLPFEMIAPGVTSLPIIQPYQTLKDHSGWIYAIAISPDGNTLVSGSYNGTIKIWNLHTGKLLHTFQGHADAVVSLSISTDGRVLASGSWDNRIKLWNLETGTLIRTLDGHRDDVEAIAISPNGKLLASGSADNTIKLWNLDTGKELFTLQDVGWVKSVAFSPDSQKLASGSTDSSIRIWQLNTASPTLIQTFTGHSEAVCSVAFSPDGQTLASGSIDKTIKLWRLGDGKLLHTLAGHYRAVWSVAFSPNGQTLVSGSYDTTIKLWNPSTGKLLTNFVGHTKSVWSVAFSPNGQTLVSGSGDETIKLWSVPRDLTVHTQMSRSK; encoded by the coding sequence GTGTCAAACCCAATTGTTAATAAAATTACACTATTACTGGCAATTGCGTCTACAGCAACCTTGGCTGCTGGGTTTAGTTATTATCGTTTAGTATTACCATTCGAGATGATCGCACCCGGCGTTACGTCCTTGCCAATTATTCAACCTTATCAAACCCTCAAAGACCATTCAGGCTGGATTTATGCGATCGCTATCAGTCCAGATGGTAATACTTTGGTTAGTGGTAGCTATAATGGCACGATAAAGATTTGGAATTTGCACACTGGCAAATTACTCCACACTTTTCAAGGTCATGCTGATGCAGTTGTATCTTTGTCCATTAGCACTGATGGGCGTGTACTCGCTAGTGGCAGTTGGGATAATCGAATTAAACTGTGGAATTTGGAAACAGGAACTCTCATCCGTACCCTTGATGGACATAGAGATGATGTAGAAGCAATTGCTATAAGTCCGAATGGAAAATTGCTTGCTAGTGGCAGTGCTGATAATACTATTAAGCTCTGGAATTTAGACACAGGTAAAGAACTCTTTACGCTCCAGGATGTGGGCTGGGTAAAGTCTGTTGCTTTTAGCCCCGATAGCCAGAAGTTAGCTAGTGGTAGTACAGATAGCTCCATCAGAATTTGGCAGCTAAATACTGCTAGTCCGACACTCATACAGACTTTCACAGGGCATTCTGAAGCAGTATGTTCTGTTGCTTTCAGTCCCGATGGGCAAACTCTTGCCAGTGGCAGTATAGATAAAACCATCAAACTGTGGCGATTAGGCGATGGTAAATTGTTGCACACTCTAGCAGGGCATTATCGAGCCGTCTGGTCTGTTGCCTTTAGTCCTAATGGACAGACTTTAGTAAGTGGTAGTTATGACACAACAATCAAGCTTTGGAATCCATCTACTGGCAAACTCCTTACCAACTTTGTAGGACATACTAAGTCTGTATGGTCTGTTGCCTTCAGTCCTAATGGGCAAACTTTAGTAAGTGGTAGTGGTGACGAAACTATCAAACTTTGGTCTGTACCCCGCGATCTTACTGTTCATACTCAAATGTCACGCTCGAAATAG
- a CDS encoding serine/threonine-protein kinase codes for MTKIYCSKGHENSPGTRFCFQCGEKLSDQPMSYSIQPGLTLGDRYVIVRQLGQGGFGRTYLAEDVNRFRELCVLKEFSPQVQTAYVVQKAEELFEREASVLYKLQHPQIPRFRELLRLNLGGKEYLFLVQDYVEGETYNSLLNARIQQGLRFTEAEVRLLLQQILPVLEYIHSLGVIHRDISPDNLMLRTVDKLPVLIDFGGVKQVVAAVASQYYQPGMVAPPTAPTLLGKVGFAPPEQMQTGSVSPHSDLYALAATMLVLLTGKQPQELIDTYNLTWQWRRDVNVSPILAQVLDKMLSARPSDRYQSVRQVLEALNPSPANYPPTQYPTPPQPTSATVAVSPPSPSSPSSPPPSSWTPTKTFLVTVAIAGSVGLIWWGVNGHRNDVAQVQPTPTASPIPTSNQPTDPLAQYSPAERQRKERLSDRRQQLGINSSFYVNLVNQVFWDKNPSLKGRTLSDSPEDEALRAEWDKTASELLEKLALLSSNTRKQLGTYTSAERDRWKLEVNKINVGSRSLSDLGDAAFFSVFPEQRGKNFRGQPIEQVWYGFLNDKFSAILARSAFEKLVFDPGATGKTVNGTLQPGDGKVFIAGLAKDQFLDLKLEANSQVLLSVYLPSGKIPFLEDSTQRSLSKKLPEKGFYEFVVVSTASKPTDYQLTITAENPTPTPTPTPTSTPTPTSTPTPTSTPTLTPTPIETATPTPTPTETP; via the coding sequence ATGACTAAAATATATTGTTCTAAAGGACATGAAAATTCCCCAGGTACTCGCTTTTGTTTCCAGTGTGGTGAAAAATTGTCGGATCAGCCCATGAGTTATAGTATCCAACCGGGATTAACTTTAGGCGATCGCTATGTGATTGTCCGTCAACTTGGACAAGGTGGCTTTGGACGCACTTATTTAGCTGAAGATGTTAACCGTTTCCGCGAACTTTGTGTTTTAAAAGAATTTTCTCCCCAAGTTCAAACCGCTTACGTTGTCCAAAAAGCTGAAGAACTATTTGAGAGAGAAGCAAGTGTTCTCTATAAATTGCAACATCCCCAAATTCCCCGCTTCCGGGAACTGCTTCGCCTGAACTTAGGGGGCAAAGAATATCTATTTTTGGTGCAAGATTATGTAGAAGGGGAAACTTACAACTCGTTGTTAAATGCCCGAATACAGCAGGGTTTGCGCTTTACAGAGGCGGAAGTACGCCTATTGTTGCAGCAAATTTTGCCAGTGTTGGAATACATTCATTCGCTAGGAGTAATTCATCGAGATATTTCTCCAGATAACTTAATGCTTCGCACTGTTGACAAATTGCCAGTGTTAATTGATTTTGGCGGTGTCAAACAAGTAGTAGCAGCCGTTGCTTCCCAATATTATCAACCCGGTATGGTTGCACCTCCCACAGCACCAACCCTATTAGGTAAAGTCGGATTTGCACCACCAGAACAGATGCAAACTGGTTCAGTGTCTCCTCACAGCGATTTGTATGCCTTGGCCGCAACAATGTTGGTTTTACTGACAGGCAAACAACCCCAAGAATTAATCGATACCTATAATCTTACCTGGCAATGGCGACGAGATGTCAACGTCAGTCCGATTTTGGCACAGGTATTAGATAAAATGCTATCTGCCAGACCAAGCGATCGCTATCAATCAGTTCGTCAAGTCCTCGAAGCCCTCAACCCGTCCCCAGCTAACTATCCCCCAACTCAATATCCCACCCCACCACAACCCACATCTGCCACCGTCGCCGTCTCCCCCCCATCCCCCTCATCCCCCTCATCTCCCCCTCCCTCTTCGTGGACACCAACAAAAACCTTCCTAGTGACGGTGGCGATCGCTGGTAGTGTTGGATTAATTTGGTGGGGAGTGAATGGCCACCGCAACGATGTCGCACAAGTCCAGCCTACTCCCACAGCCAGCCCAATACCAACCAGTAACCAACCAACCGATCCTTTAGCGCAATATTCACCAGCAGAAAGGCAGCGCAAAGAAAGATTAAGCGATCGCCGTCAGCAGTTGGGGATTAACTCTAGCTTCTACGTGAACTTGGTAAATCAAGTTTTTTGGGACAAAAATCCGAGTTTAAAGGGACGCACTCTCAGCGATAGCCCTGAAGATGAGGCTTTGCGAGCAGAATGGGATAAAACAGCATCCGAATTGCTGGAAAAACTAGCACTACTGAGTTCAAATACACGTAAGCAACTGGGAACTTATACAAGTGCCGAACGCGATCGCTGGAAACTAGAAGTCAACAAAATCAACGTTGGTAGTCGTTCTTTATCTGACTTAGGAGATGCCGCGTTCTTCAGTGTATTCCCTGAACAACGTGGTAAAAATTTCCGAGGTCAGCCCATTGAACAAGTTTGGTACGGTTTTCTAAACGATAAATTCAGTGCGATCCTCGCCCGTAGCGCTTTTGAGAAGCTTGTTTTTGATCCGGGGGCTACTGGTAAAACAGTCAACGGCACTCTGCAACCTGGTGATGGTAAAGTATTCATTGCTGGACTTGCTAAAGATCAATTTCTGGACTTGAAGCTAGAAGCAAATTCCCAAGTTTTGTTATCAGTCTATTTACCCTCTGGCAAAATCCCATTTTTAGAAGATTCTACCCAGCGCAGTTTATCAAAAAAATTACCAGAAAAAGGATTTTACGAGTTTGTCGTGGTTTCCACAGCATCGAAACCAACAGATTATCAACTCACCATCACGGCGGAAAATCCCACACCAACACCAACGCCAACGCCAACATCAACGCCAACGCCAACATCAACGCCAACGCCAACATCAACACCGACACTTACACCAACTCCTATAGAAACTGCTACACCAACACCAACACCGACGGAAACACCCTAA